A single region of the Kwoniella botswanensis chromosome 1, complete sequence genome encodes:
- a CDS encoding nicotinate-nucleotide diphosphorylase (carboxylating) — protein MSDSDLRPGQNLAHLLPPSWKTEVSRWYAEDTPSFDWAGFVVGEEEQEAILWGKSGGVLAGVPFFDEVFKQAECTVEWLLPEGSVIQPKTKTKVAIVRGKARQLLLAERVGLNTLARCSGIASVSRRFRDLARAEGWKGVVAGTRKTTPGFRLVEKYGMMVGGVDPHRHDLSSMVMLKDNHIWATGSITQAIKSVRRVAGFSLLVNVECQNYEEANEAISAGANIVMLDNLLGEELHGAAKRLKEEWKGKREFLIETSGGIVEGGLKARLGPDIDILSTSAVHQSCPHVDFSLKIQPRKK, from the exons ATGTCAGACTCAGACTTACGACCAGGGCAGAACCTCGcccatctccttcctccctcaTGGAAAACAGAGGTCAGCAGGTGGTATGCTGAAGATACACCTTCCTTCGATTGGGCTGGGTTCGTTgtaggagaggaagagcagGAGGCTATACTTTGGGGAAAGAGCGGG GGTGTATTGGCTGGTGTACCATTCTTTGACGAAGTGTTCAAACAAGCTGAATGCAC TGTCGAATGGTTGCTACCTGAAGGATCAGTGATCCAACCTAAAACAAAGACGAAAGTAGCCATAGTTCGAGGAAAAGCTAGACAGCTGTTGTTAGCTGAGAGAGTGGGTTTGAATACTTTGGCAAGATGTAGTGGAATTGCTAGTgt ATCCCGCCGATTCCGTGATTTGGCAAGAgcagaaggatggaaaggtgTAGTTGCGGGAACGAGAAAGACCACACCTGGATTCAGATTAGTAGAGAAATACGGTATGATGGTTGGTGGTGTTGATCCCCATCGACATGATTTGTCAAGTATGGTCATGTTGAAAGACAATCATATTTGGGCCACTG GCTCAATAACCCAAGCTATCAAATCCGTCCGACGAGTTGCCGGATTCTCCCTTTTGGTCAACGTAGAATGCCAGAACTACGAAGAAGCCAACGAAGCCATCTCGGCAGGAGCGAACATCGTCATGTTGGATAACCTCTTGGGGGAGGAGTTGCACGGCGCAGccaagaggttgaaagaggaatggaaGGGTAAAAGAGAATTTTTGATAGAGACTTCCGGTGGGATTGTTGAAGGTGGATTAAAAGCGAGATTGGGACCTG atatcgatatattATCTACGTCGGCTGTACATCAATCTTGCCCTCATGTTGATTTCTCACTCAAGATTCAACCAAGAAAGAAATAA
- a CDS encoding kynureninase: MDDLIKLDQQDPLNWTRDEFEIPNIRACGGEGDGEAIYFCGNSLGLLNKKARQHMIEELDVWGTSSVTGHFNHPHKRPWKHVDEPLTPHLARLVGAKESEVAHSSTLTSNMHNLFTSFYRPTKQRWKIVIEKGSFPSDWYAVHSHPKLHEAVLSREQIDEAIIGLEPREGEDTLRTEDILRVIEENKDTISIVWLPLVQYYTGQLFDIASVSPKVHSIGALLGLDMAHGIGNVGCKLNEWDVDFAVWCTYKYLNSGPAGIGGFYIKDGLDDGGRRLAGWWGNDSATRFQMLPSFSPTPGAKGYQHSCTPVFSSIPLLATLQLIDKVGFTNMLEKSKNLTGTLEKLLRSSKYHNPPEGKVGFKILTPEYPYRGTQLSVSLLPENQGVMPRIFSRLLKDGLVGDERYPNVIRLSPVVLYNRFEEVGRAFEILERALKEEEQGARVGEEKDLDMVSKN; this comes from the exons ATGGACGATCTTATCAAATTAGATCAACAAGATCCGCTGAATTGGACGAGAGATGAATTTGAGATTCCTAACATAAGAGCCtgtggtggtgaaggtg ATGGCGAAGCTATCTATTTCTGTGGAAATTCTTTAGGTTTATTGAATAAGAAAGCTAGACAACATATGATTGAGGAATTAGATGTATGGGGTACATC CTCCGTTACAGGCCATTTCAACCATCCTCACAAAAGACCTTGGAAACATGTCGATGAACCTCTCACACCCCATCTGGCCAGATTGGTCGGAGCGAAAGAAAGTGAAGTTGCGCATAGTTCAACATTGACGAGCAATATGCATAATTTATTTACGAGTTTTTATCGTCCGACAAagcagagatggaagattgtGATTGAAAAAGGTAGTTTCCCTAGTGATTGG TACGCAGtccattctcatcccaaATTACATGAAGCCGTTCTTTCCCGAGAGCAGATAGACGAAGCGATCATCGGGTTAGAGCCtagggaaggtgaagatacctTGAGGACAGAGGATATACTGAGAGTCATAGAGGAAAACAAAGATACA ATATCCATAGTCTGGCTACCTCTCGTACAGTACTACACTGGACAGTTATTCGATATCGCCTCAGTCTCACCTAAAGTCCACTCGATAGGCGCTCTGTTAGGACTAGATATGGCTCATGGGATAGGTAACGTGGGATGTAAATTGAATGAATGGGATGTTGATTTTGCCGTTTGGTGTACATACAA GTACTTGAATTCTGGACCCGCTGGTATAGGTGGATTTTACATTAAAGATGGATTAGATGATGGTGGACGACG CCTCGCTGGATGGTGGGGCAACGACTCAGCCACTAGATTCCAGATGTtaccctccttctcccctACTCCAGGAGCAAAAGGGTATCAGCATTCCTGTACACCCGTCTTCTCCTCTATCCCCCTTCTCGCTACTCTACAACTAATCGATAAAGTCGGATTCACCAACATGCTTGAAAAAAGCAAAAACCTCACTGGTACACTTGAAAAACTCCTGAGATCAAGTAAATACCACAACCCCCCTGAGGGTAAGGTGGGATTCAAGATTTTGACACCGGAATATCCATACAGGGGAACTCAGCTTTCGGTATCCCTCTTACCCGAGAATCAAGGTGTGATGCCCCGGATATTTTCAAGGTtgttgaaagatggtttagTGGGCGATGAAAGGTATCCTAATGTTATTAGATTGAGTCCTGTGGTGTTGTATAATAGGTTTGAAGAGGTTGGTAGGGCATTTGAAATTTTGGAGAGGGctttgaaagaagaggaacaaggtgCAAGGGtgggagaggagaaggactTGGATATGGTATCTAAAAATTAG